In the Geobacter sp. FeAm09 genome, one interval contains:
- a CDS encoding PD-(D/E)XK motif protein: MAEWVTADAWANLREGLSSNQIIREYITNNGQQTSCALAVDDNAKLHLMIHVPDESIPLPPDLNNITIRYVDIDCLVVDVAADASLEAVINPVFDAIISGCVDGRHPVQVVADHLERIRKAFARAGSAISENKQIGLVGELIVMHRIIIPGIGYKAAFQWSGPLAERHDFVGEQLHLEVKSTTRSMDQHEISRLDQLRVPDGKRLLLASIQLERSVAGEFTIATLREDIIAALAESLSAVDDFERKMVDLGWHDGLVQSGTLLKFNLRALNVFAVEGQFPRLPDDYTPPRGVVAVNYTINVAACPIMEPDAVMTLVATM; the protein is encoded by the coding sequence GTGGCTGAATGGGTCACTGCTGACGCCTGGGCTAACCTCCGGGAAGGGCTTTCCAGCAACCAGATCATTCGCGAATACATCACCAATAATGGCCAACAGACTTCGTGTGCTCTCGCTGTAGATGATAACGCAAAGCTGCATCTGATGATTCACGTCCCGGATGAGTCAATCCCACTTCCTCCTGATCTTAACAACATAACCATACGTTACGTGGACATTGATTGTCTTGTTGTAGATGTAGCCGCCGATGCTTCATTGGAAGCAGTCATCAATCCAGTTTTTGATGCGATCATATCCGGATGTGTGGACGGACGCCATCCTGTCCAGGTTGTTGCGGATCATCTGGAAAGAATTCGTAAGGCATTTGCTCGTGCTGGATCGGCAATAAGCGAAAACAAGCAGATCGGTCTTGTCGGGGAACTGATAGTAATGCACCGAATCATTATCCCAGGGATCGGTTATAAAGCTGCTTTCCAATGGAGCGGCCCGCTGGCGGAACGACATGACTTTGTTGGAGAGCAGTTACATCTCGAAGTTAAGAGCACCACGAGATCGATGGACCAACATGAAATTTCCCGGTTGGATCAGTTGAGGGTTCCAGACGGCAAACGACTTCTTCTCGCAAGCATTCAGCTGGAACGTTCAGTAGCAGGTGAATTTACCATTGCAACTTTGCGCGAGGATATCATAGCAGCCTTGGCTGAAAGTCTATCAGCTGTTGATGATTTCGAGAGGAAAATGGTAGATCTAGGCTGGCATGATGGCCTTGTACAGTCAGGTACGCTGCTGAAATTTAACCTGAGAGCTTTGAATGTTTTTGCTGTGGAGGGTCAGTTTCCTCGGTTACCAGATGACTACACTCCACCACGAGGAGTCGTGGCAGTAAACTACACCATAAATGTAGCAGCGTGCCCCATTATGGAACCCGATGCAGTTATGACCCTGGTCGCGACAATGTGA
- a CDS encoding ATP-binding protein, with translation MIFTVLRRLQHSELGMFHAYRKLGKEGSKQRAVNFDGDVVDRVFPSAKDTDKILIDCTYQQDASTIDTVQQWLKRQDKNWRFEGNCPKSDYYNFVEPGCLFAMTVDAGVTPAKASWVVIPNTAPSYRIILDHAESGGLASASMIALYGDECAHVRRVLGSHYPDLFEEAPGMFLKKDDNENDMAPDPVGTFHMLANAGHDLQSAIADLVDNAISEGATSIDITFPNPNNGGRWMCIRDNGDGMSPEELRKAMIVGKRRAYDPRNLGRYGFGLKGASWSQADTLTVMSKKNGVVSNLTWDKEHLERTGRWAVLDDPIPEQYMYAATLSGVAGTSVLLTNMRPPAKTPAVRGVDPYNVEVAEVHKHLGLVFHRFLTGDARGHNPVAIMINGVHVTPNNPLLHPLTKQHAQKQIECQTGDKTPPAKITLQAHVLPTEEQIKQHHAQEGEVAVRSELERLSLGGRMNENQGLYFYRLDRLIKWGGWCGVFAEDEHTKLLRVAVDFERDADDAMKVNISKREVQLSVRLREAIKEAVKEGRADARSRYDKKPAKPQKPTPNDKNNAPTPSPNGGTGGPQPPTPANVTTGGSRRPTPAPADQVIFRIVAMEGKWQKSQGFLKETMIQVNENFLPLVSLVQTIENNSEAKKALAEFLDTLDVQANA, from the coding sequence GTGATTTTCACCGTCTTGAGAAGGTTACAACATTCTGAGCTGGGTATGTTCCATGCCTACCGGAAATTAGGAAAAGAAGGATCAAAACAACGTGCCGTGAACTTTGACGGTGATGTCGTTGATCGCGTTTTTCCATCTGCAAAAGATACGGATAAGATTCTCATTGATTGTACGTACCAGCAGGACGCGTCCACCATTGATACAGTTCAACAATGGTTGAAAAGGCAGGATAAAAACTGGCGCTTCGAAGGTAACTGCCCGAAGAGCGACTATTACAACTTTGTCGAGCCTGGGTGTTTGTTCGCGATGACTGTTGATGCAGGCGTGACTCCTGCCAAGGCCTCATGGGTGGTCATTCCGAATACCGCGCCATCGTATAGGATTATACTTGATCACGCTGAAAGTGGCGGATTGGCGTCAGCCAGCATGATAGCGTTGTATGGTGACGAGTGTGCCCATGTTCGCAGAGTACTTGGTTCTCATTACCCCGATCTTTTCGAGGAGGCCCCTGGTATGTTCCTGAAAAAAGATGATAATGAAAATGACATGGCACCGGATCCGGTGGGCACATTTCATATGCTTGCCAACGCAGGACATGACCTCCAGTCTGCTATTGCTGATCTTGTGGATAATGCCATTTCTGAAGGTGCCACATCTATTGATATTACTTTCCCAAATCCGAACAATGGTGGTCGATGGATGTGCATTCGTGACAATGGCGATGGGATGTCACCGGAGGAACTTCGGAAAGCAATGATTGTAGGCAAACGACGGGCCTATGACCCCCGTAATCTGGGACGGTATGGCTTCGGACTGAAGGGAGCTTCTTGGTCTCAGGCGGACACTTTGACAGTTATGAGTAAGAAGAATGGAGTGGTGAGCAATCTCACATGGGATAAGGAACACTTGGAACGCACGGGGCGATGGGCGGTACTTGACGATCCTATCCCGGAACAATATATGTATGCCGCCACACTGAGTGGTGTTGCAGGTACATCTGTATTACTAACTAACATGCGTCCCCCTGCCAAAACTCCAGCTGTCAGAGGTGTTGATCCATATAATGTTGAAGTCGCTGAAGTCCACAAGCACCTGGGACTGGTTTTCCACCGATTCCTGACGGGGGATGCACGTGGACATAATCCAGTCGCCATCATGATTAATGGTGTGCATGTGACGCCAAACAACCCCCTGCTGCATCCACTGACAAAGCAACATGCCCAAAAACAGATAGAGTGTCAAACAGGTGATAAGACCCCACCTGCAAAAATCACCTTGCAAGCGCACGTTCTCCCGACCGAGGAGCAAATAAAGCAGCATCATGCCCAGGAGGGCGAGGTTGCAGTGAGGTCAGAGCTGGAAAGGCTATCTCTCGGGGGAAGAATGAACGAGAACCAAGGCCTATACTTTTATCGATTAGATCGGCTCATCAAGTGGGGAGGCTGGTGTGGCGTATTTGCTGAAGACGAGCACACAAAACTACTGAGGGTGGCGGTTGATTTTGAACGGGATGCAGATGATGCAATGAAGGTCAATATATCGAAACGTGAAGTTCAGTTATCGGTAAGACTACGAGAGGCGATAAAGGAGGCAGTAAAAGAGGGACGCGCCGATGCCAGAAGCCGTTATGACAAAAAGCCTGCCAAACCACAGAAGCCAACTCCCAATGACAAGAATAATGCTCCTACACCGTCGCCGAATGGAGGAACAGGTGGCCCACAACCGCCGACACCTGCAAATGTGACAACAGGTGGATCCAGGCGTCCGACTCCTGCCCCTGCAGATCAAGTTATTTTCCGTATAGTTGCAATGGAAGGAAAATGGCAAAAAAGCCAGGGGTTCCTGAAAGAAACGATGATCCAGGTAAACGAGAACTTCTTACCACTGGTGTCTTTGGTTCAAACCATAGAGAACAACTCGGAAGCGAAAAAAGCACTCGCCGAGTTCCTTGACACGCTGGATGTTCAAGCTAATGCCTGA
- a CDS encoding tyrosine-type recombinase/integrase — protein sequence MKKTVATEMKKPWHRKPEFGSLYTMKGSRFIYISMNYFKQRLRFPTDREDTPENWEELCEFMDKVGEKIKRRTFSFSKSFYWLDARTKEHFTQLEGNDYQPEAEHVLFRDYAEGWMARKIPTFASITKQRDYREALNSRILPYFGEMPFSKITATEIELFIDNLKRSKGSQGNLSVKRIKNLLIPMSKVWSAAVNDHNWFLHNPFEGISAKYDEIKDKAVQEKERKAALADDGDEACSTRDVFLLPEWLKLLACVDPHYHVVMELLLMGMIGSELEGLQKRHVKDVTIQVRCAVVRDKDGKSHLKFKPKNWYRKREIPLSAKLKRLAEQAAASSTSNRIIRFEDDLELPAQAFLLTMKDGGPFNYDSFRKTVWDKAIRQAGIENRVPYASRHTFVQWALLIGVNKNRLVDLMGHSTKKMIDEVYGRYRKGLVEERQEILDYLGDDFLALEELRTAFPERYRQKMALPAIPLQIAEAPAMAIAFGQSFGQSQGLYPDNYLR from the coding sequence ATGAAGAAGACAGTTGCAACGGAAATGAAGAAACCATGGCACAGAAAGCCCGAGTTCGGTAGCCTGTACACCATGAAAGGGTCGCGGTTCATCTATATTTCGATGAACTATTTCAAGCAGCGCCTGCGGTTCCCGACCGACCGGGAGGATACCCCGGAAAACTGGGAAGAACTCTGCGAGTTTATGGACAAGGTGGGCGAAAAAATCAAGCGCCGGACGTTCTCTTTCTCCAAATCGTTTTACTGGCTTGACGCTCGGACCAAAGAACACTTCACCCAGTTGGAAGGGAATGATTACCAGCCGGAAGCGGAACACGTCCTGTTCCGTGATTATGCAGAGGGCTGGATGGCTCGTAAGATCCCGACCTTTGCCTCGATCACCAAGCAGCGGGATTACCGGGAAGCGCTGAATTCGAGAATCCTGCCGTATTTTGGTGAGATGCCCTTCTCCAAAATCACGGCTACGGAAATCGAACTGTTCATTGACAATTTGAAGAGGAGCAAGGGTTCTCAGGGCAACCTATCCGTGAAGCGCATCAAGAATCTCCTGATTCCCATGTCCAAGGTATGGAGTGCGGCTGTCAACGATCACAACTGGTTCCTGCACAATCCGTTCGAAGGCATCTCAGCCAAGTATGATGAGATTAAGGATAAGGCCGTTCAGGAGAAGGAGCGAAAGGCGGCCTTGGCAGATGATGGTGATGAGGCGTGCTCCACGAGGGACGTGTTCCTGCTGCCGGAATGGCTCAAGCTGCTGGCCTGTGTTGATCCCCACTACCATGTGGTGATGGAACTATTGCTGATGGGGATGATTGGCAGCGAGTTGGAGGGACTGCAGAAACGGCATGTTAAGGACGTGACCATTCAGGTGAGGTGCGCGGTGGTCCGTGACAAGGACGGTAAGAGCCACCTGAAGTTCAAGCCCAAGAACTGGTACCGCAAGCGCGAGATTCCCCTGTCCGCCAAGCTGAAGAGATTGGCGGAACAGGCAGCCGCTTCATCGACTTCCAACCGGATCATCAGATTCGAGGATGACCTTGAACTCCCGGCCCAAGCCTTTCTGTTGACCATGAAGGATGGGGGACCGTTCAATTACGATTCTTTCCGCAAAACGGTCTGGGACAAGGCGATCAGGCAGGCTGGCATCGAAAACAGGGTTCCCTATGCATCACGGCATACCTTCGTACAGTGGGCGCTCTTGATCGGGGTGAACAAGAACCGGCTGGTGGACCTGATGGGACACTCGACCAAAAAGATGATTGACGAAGTGTACGGCAGGTATCGCAAGGGGTTGGTCGAGGAACGGCAGGAGATTCTGGACTACTTAGGGGATGATTTCCTGGCGCTGGAGGAGTTGCGGACTGCGTTTCCAGAGCGATACCGGCAGAAAATGGCGTTGCCTGCCATACCGCTGCAAATAGCAGAAGCCCCTGCCATGGCCATCGCTTTTGGTCAAAGTTTTGGTCAAAGTCAGGGGCTGTATCCTGATAACTACCTGAGGTAG
- a CDS encoding Z1 domain-containing protein, whose product MGYVQSGKTANFTALAARASDVGYRLIIVLSGIHDSLREQTQKRLNKELVQIGENWTTLTDHDNDFLIPPNPDGFGTGGTVLVVAKKIVPVLNRISSWLSIVGERMKDIPLLLVDDEADQGSINTKGNRRDVTVSSVRLTDEKLDPDTAPTRTNALIRSILNKCPRATYVAYTATPFANLFINPEAFDREVGHDLFPRDFVVQLPRPEGYTGTEELFGPAAAEMDVLRSVADEDVLNLRPKRRRKGTPIVVRNQEQLPQSLCDALLAFCIAGAIRTFRGITDKPHTMLVHVSHEQKDQMRIGEAIRAQLRAWRMSEEVQSGSMLNPIRSVLKDFGRFALPDGITEENIIKKAIHILKIIEDVAILNSTTGENLRYEDRPSCHLIAVGGNRLSRGLTLEGLTIAYFIRTTTTVDALLQMCRWYGFRSGYGDLIRIWTTQGIADWFVELAVVEQSLRDSILRLEKAGKRPDQMQVAVRAHSHLLLTSNVKSRMADHSGRTWSAQCPQTILLPLSNLSILRRNIDATSRLLSEHPPTVNRHGGAIAFDIDATAITTYLRTFQGHPDAIAFNSEDLAEWIEERVAVGELEKWTIFVASPDRQNQTVIGDRSYGLVKRKPTGNSGIGILVDPRHEGVDLPGGPELYRKGNSYNANAMRANRSSSNGLLLIYPLDPIPLGVTAETVIALAASLPKTGDDGETYFVNSGVPRG is encoded by the coding sequence GTGGGCTACGTCCAAAGTGGAAAGACCGCAAATTTCACTGCATTGGCAGCACGAGCTTCAGATGTTGGATACAGGCTGATTATCGTCCTTTCAGGCATCCACGACTCCTTACGTGAACAAACTCAGAAACGGCTGAACAAAGAACTGGTGCAGATCGGGGAGAACTGGACCACCCTGACAGATCACGACAATGACTTCTTGATACCACCTAATCCTGATGGATTCGGCACTGGTGGGACTGTCTTAGTTGTTGCCAAGAAGATCGTACCAGTTCTGAACAGAATCAGCAGTTGGCTCTCTATTGTCGGTGAGAGGATGAAAGATATTCCTCTCCTCCTTGTAGATGATGAAGCCGATCAGGGCTCCATCAACACGAAGGGCAATCGTCGCGACGTAACCGTCAGTAGTGTCCGGCTTACTGATGAGAAACTTGATCCAGACACAGCCCCAACCCGGACTAACGCGCTTATACGTTCCATTCTGAACAAATGCCCCCGTGCGACATACGTGGCCTACACAGCAACCCCATTTGCCAACCTTTTCATCAATCCAGAAGCGTTTGATCGTGAGGTAGGACATGACCTGTTCCCTCGCGACTTTGTTGTTCAACTTCCTCGACCAGAAGGATACACGGGGACTGAAGAATTATTTGGACCTGCTGCTGCTGAAATGGATGTCTTACGTTCTGTTGCTGACGAGGACGTGCTTAATTTGCGTCCAAAGCGGAGGAGGAAAGGTACTCCGATTGTAGTCCGGAACCAGGAGCAGTTACCCCAGAGCCTTTGCGATGCCCTTCTGGCATTCTGCATCGCCGGCGCGATAAGAACTTTCAGGGGGATCACAGACAAGCCGCACACGATGCTTGTCCACGTGTCACATGAACAGAAAGACCAAATGCGTATTGGAGAGGCCATAAGGGCTCAATTACGCGCTTGGCGCATGAGCGAGGAAGTCCAGTCGGGATCAATGCTGAATCCCATTCGGTCAGTACTGAAGGATTTTGGCAGGTTTGCGCTTCCCGATGGCATAACTGAGGAAAATATAATCAAGAAAGCGATTCATATCCTCAAAATCATCGAAGATGTTGCGATTCTGAATTCAACTACAGGTGAGAATCTGCGTTATGAAGACCGCCCATCCTGTCATCTCATAGCTGTCGGTGGAAATCGTTTGTCACGCGGATTGACACTGGAAGGATTGACAATAGCCTATTTCATACGCACCACAACTACCGTTGATGCCCTGCTACAGATGTGCCGCTGGTATGGATTCCGGTCCGGGTATGGTGACCTCATTCGCATCTGGACGACTCAAGGCATCGCGGACTGGTTTGTTGAACTTGCGGTAGTCGAACAAAGTCTTCGGGACAGCATTCTACGACTGGAAAAAGCTGGAAAACGACCAGACCAGATGCAGGTAGCTGTAAGAGCTCATAGCCACTTATTGCTCACCAGTAACGTAAAAAGTCGCATGGCTGATCATTCGGGGCGGACATGGTCTGCACAATGCCCGCAGACAATTTTATTACCCCTGTCAAATCTTTCCATCCTACGCAGAAATATTGATGCAACGTCAAGACTTCTGTCAGAACACCCTCCAACAGTAAATCGTCATGGTGGTGCCATCGCCTTTGATATCGACGCTACAGCGATAACTACTTATCTTCGGACATTTCAGGGGCATCCTGATGCAATAGCATTCAACAGCGAGGACCTTGCCGAATGGATTGAAGAGCGCGTTGCAGTTGGCGAGCTTGAAAAATGGACTATTTTCGTGGCCTCACCCGACCGGCAAAATCAAACGGTCATTGGAGACAGGTCATACGGTTTAGTAAAACGTAAACCAACTGGCAATTCAGGTATTGGAATTCTCGTTGATCCTCGTCACGAGGGAGTTGACCTGCCAGGTGGGCCAGAACTGTACCGGAAGGGTAACTCATATAACGCCAATGCAATGCGGGCTAACCGCTCCTCATCAAACGGATTACTTTTGATATATCCTCTGGATCCGATCCCTTTGGGTGTCACGGCCGAAACTGTAATAGCTCTTGCAGCATCATTGCCTAAGACCGGAGATGACGGTGAAACATACTTCGTCAATAGCGGGGTGCCACGTGGCTGA
- a CDS encoding helix-turn-helix domain-containing protein encodes MGNEEKEFLKLLGYRVRDFRKAHGISQERLAELAGVHPTYISNIENAKANASIGIFRRMAISLDVPLPQLIDINQAKVERDDLMMALMKIRSLSEKEQKIFLATIKGLLTGIKK; translated from the coding sequence ATGGGAAATGAAGAAAAAGAGTTTTTAAAATTGTTGGGGTATCGAGTACGCGACTTCCGAAAAGCTCACGGAATCTCACAAGAACGACTTGCCGAATTAGCCGGAGTCCATCCCACATACATTTCAAACATCGAGAATGCCAAGGCTAATGCCTCAATCGGCATTTTTCGCCGCATGGCAATCAGTCTGGATGTGCCGCTACCTCAGCTAATTGATATTAATCAAGCAAAGGTAGAACGAGATGACCTTATGATGGCATTAATGAAAATCAGGAGTCTCAGCGAGAAAGAACAAAAAATATTCCTTGCAACAATAAAAGGTCTTCTGACTGGAATCAAAAAGTAA
- a CDS encoding very short patch repair endonuclease: MTDIFTSAKRSEIMSRIKGRDTKPERAVRSLLHHMGYRFRLNRTDLPGRPDIVLSRYKSVVLVHGCFWHRHEGCRFAYIPKSRIDFWHVKFESNINRDNKVKADLEQLGWRVIIVWECELRQTDELCSRLDATLRGLVRLAEE, translated from the coding sequence ATGACTGATATATTCACGTCAGCGAAACGCTCTGAAATCATGTCCCGTATCAAAGGGCGTGATACTAAACCTGAACGTGCTGTCCGCTCTCTGCTTCACCACATGGGCTATCGATTTCGCCTTAACCGAACCGACCTGCCTGGCAGGCCGGATATCGTTTTGTCTCGTTACAAATCAGTTGTCTTAGTTCACGGCTGTTTCTGGCACAGACACGAAGGCTGTCGCTTTGCCTATATTCCAAAGTCCAGAATTGATTTCTGGCATGTTAAGTTCGAATCGAACATTAATCGGGACAATAAGGTCAAGGCCGATTTGGAGCAGCTTGGTTGGCGAGTAATCATTGTTTGGGAGTGTGAGCTTCGCCAAACAGATGAGCTATGCAGTCGCCTTGATGCCACTTTGAGAGGGTTGGTACGACTAGCGGAAGAATGA
- a CDS encoding DNA cytosine methyltransferase, which translates to MDLFAGCGGISLGFLTAGFSPVSFVEIDEWAAASHRTNIADSNSALAGQHHVARDITTEDPETIFADLELTGAVDQQIDVLVGGPPCQAFARVGRAKLREQAYRRAEETADFAFLVDGRVSLWRRYVEYVRATRPIALLMENVPDILNHGHINVAELIARSLSDEGYEVRYTLLNASWYGTPQTRERMILVGYHRETGLIPQFPVPTHHVVLPRGYEGTKNTARKVLIRHGSDHHVYISDPSPTLPAATTAREALADLPSIYALNLFQKGHLKRGRKDPAEPCIYTSQEPTTKWSRLMRHWDGFGTTDHTTGHVIRFLPRDYKIFAELENGWEYPEIWQHVENKISAWLQDRSRRGLSTDYRNPDVKDFMESWRIPYDKDKFPNKWWVLEAEKPVRTLLAHLGKDSYSHIHFDPAQARTISIREAARLQGFPDGFKFCGSMNPAFKQIGNAVPPLFAYALAVAMKSTIGAPVDDDIRVRLLELEQSLIQITEGTT; encoded by the coding sequence ATGGATCTTTTCGCAGGGTGTGGAGGTATCTCCCTCGGTTTCCTAACAGCGGGCTTTTCACCTGTATCCTTTGTAGAAATTGATGAGTGGGCCGCAGCTTCACATCGGACGAATATTGCTGATAGCAATAGCGCATTAGCTGGACAGCATCATGTCGCGCGAGATATTACAACTGAAGATCCTGAAACCATTTTTGCCGACCTAGAGCTTACTGGGGCCGTTGACCAACAGATAGACGTTCTTGTAGGTGGCCCCCCATGCCAAGCTTTTGCGCGAGTTGGGCGTGCAAAATTGCGTGAACAAGCATACCGTCGCGCCGAAGAAACAGCTGATTTTGCTTTTCTCGTTGATGGGCGAGTAAGTCTTTGGCGGCGATACGTGGAGTATGTGCGAGCTACAAGGCCTATAGCGCTTCTAATGGAAAATGTGCCTGATATCCTTAATCACGGTCACATAAATGTTGCCGAACTTATTGCCAGATCGTTATCCGATGAAGGTTATGAAGTTCGTTATACCCTGTTAAACGCATCTTGGTACGGGACCCCCCAGACTCGGGAACGAATGATCCTTGTTGGGTATCACAGAGAAACGGGCTTAATTCCACAATTTCCCGTTCCGACACATCATGTTGTTCTCCCCAGAGGGTACGAGGGCACAAAAAACACCGCCAGAAAGGTATTAATCCGCCATGGTTCAGATCACCACGTTTATATATCTGATCCATCCCCGACACTTCCCGCGGCAACAACTGCACGCGAAGCTCTTGCTGATTTGCCCTCGATATATGCTCTGAATCTCTTTCAGAAGGGGCACTTGAAACGCGGACGAAAAGATCCTGCTGAACCGTGCATTTACACTTCTCAGGAGCCGACGACGAAATGGTCACGCCTCATGAGACATTGGGATGGTTTTGGTACAACTGACCACACAACGGGGCATGTAATACGATTTCTACCCCGCGACTATAAGATTTTTGCTGAGTTGGAAAATGGGTGGGAATATCCGGAGATATGGCAGCACGTTGAAAATAAGATTTCAGCTTGGCTCCAGGACCGAAGCAGACGTGGTCTTTCGACAGATTACCGGAACCCGGATGTCAAAGACTTTATGGAGAGTTGGCGCATTCCGTATGACAAAGACAAATTCCCGAACAAATGGTGGGTCCTTGAAGCTGAGAAACCAGTACGCACGCTGTTAGCACATTTAGGTAAAGATTCGTACTCCCATATCCATTTTGACCCGGCACAAGCAAGAACAATATCTATCCGTGAAGCAGCAAGACTCCAAGGGTTCCCAGACGGCTTTAAATTCTGCGGATCAATGAATCCCGCCTTCAAACAGATTGGAAATGCTGTGCCTCCACTATTCGCCTATGCGTTGGCTGTTGCAATGAAATCTACGATAGGTGCTCCTGTGGATGATGACATCAGGGTTCGTTTGTTGGAATTGGAACAATCTCTAATACAAATAACGGAGGGAACCACGTGA
- a CDS encoding phage integrase family protein: MRGNFNSQVGRLFQEINGVGTSKFADKQEARSYLMDRGESATSSAVATLTSIHNNGTNEGYFDKCVELAKWAREVDGIKDVEKITSAHVAAFLAEKIDLGVSLSHWNGYSAAFSKLEQAQVKFSQAVRGVEKDFSYRAAVAALRPEARAELHRFEGTRNYSDPTSLIAALRTDIGRLAAEIQREGGLRITAASRISPDQLKGLVIDKYTGELRGQIEYICKGGAVLTTTVSQHAYSALQSHILKNGEFAIGHKAYRTELKAAAAATSQTFNSSHGLRWNFAQERFSDLLGRGVSYEKALGVVSAEMGHHRISITEHYVFGK; encoded by the coding sequence ATGCGTGGAAACTTTAATTCTCAAGTTGGTAGATTATTTCAAGAAATTAATGGTGTTGGAACATCAAAATTTGCCGACAAACAAGAAGCCCGTTCATACCTGATGGATCGTGGGGAATCCGCAACTTCGAGTGCCGTAGCAACCCTAACAAGCATCCACAACAACGGCACCAATGAAGGGTATTTCGACAAATGCGTGGAACTTGCCAAATGGGCGCGCGAAGTTGATGGAATCAAGGACGTTGAAAAGATAACCAGCGCCCATGTTGCCGCTTTTTTGGCCGAAAAAATTGATCTCGGGGTTTCTCTGAGCCACTGGAATGGTTATTCCGCGGCCTTCAGCAAGCTTGAGCAAGCCCAGGTAAAATTCTCCCAGGCAGTACGGGGGGTTGAAAAAGATTTTAGTTATCGCGCCGCGGTAGCGGCGCTCCGGCCAGAGGCGCGAGCAGAATTGCATAGGTTCGAGGGGACGAGGAACTATTCTGACCCGACGTCTTTGATTGCGGCCCTGAGAACAGACATCGGGCGGTTGGCTGCGGAGATACAACGCGAGGGGGGCCTGCGCATTACCGCTGCCAGCCGCATTTCGCCGGATCAGCTGAAAGGACTGGTAATAGATAAATACACGGGAGAACTGCGCGGACAGATAGAGTACATATGTAAGGGTGGCGCCGTATTGACCACCACGGTGTCGCAACACGCCTACTCCGCACTGCAAAGCCATATCTTGAAAAATGGAGAGTTCGCAATAGGGCACAAGGCTTATCGTACAGAGCTCAAAGCAGCTGCCGCCGCCACGAGCCAAACCTTTAATTCGTCCCACGGACTGAGGTGGAATTTTGCGCAGGAGCGTTTTTCCGATCTCTTGGGGCGTGGCGTTTCCTACGAAAAAGCCTTGGGGGTGGTCTCGGCGGAAATGGGGCACCATCGAATTTCGATCACCGAACACTATGTTTTCGGAAAATAG